A single genomic interval of Halorubrum aethiopicum harbors:
- a CDS encoding sacsin N-terminal ATP-binding-like domain-containing protein, whose protein sequence is MSKTFDSLGKNPRTNEGLRSHWAGYWEDLVADLRDDSLELLDGQPNLRSAFRKDTSLGQSERTIAEDHPNREILELLQNARDEAQYADDGQVFIAVTDEGLLIANNGRSFNFHNRSVEEAATGIGKTSKDTPDEIGKMGIGLKSILGKGESFEVWTETPDASGEQQALRVRFSKAYLLAAILNTIGYDHGVDGLGEEFNTDAFPVDFDLSRNQDGKSPSDLSADNRRALMQLFLFAYPIPLSLSARRSELAGLADYLVHGNDRGAAPNDTVAEYGGEFSTAVFVEFADENWREIVTELYGVDAVSELPDDAVEESGIATTSPERVWWYVDGTRSGSLDPETLVHFDTIDEVNAVRVSDNEIDEHISWDIEPEPGMLSSDSVQHTKWRVTQVDRDGIEEEETAHMFDGFRLPAGERDHGTRILVPRPSDDWPVMERDRFGDGEPHSLKDYPLYLYYPISQRDPGLSFSLHGEVSVTPNRQNIKDVSQRYVDYNRRVFEEATELVGRVAEQTAEVSESEYDWLSLYPWVLLPDQTQEDEWEPDARPTEADELLGYLRQQLLDRLWEAECIPIAGGDSAAPAQIQSDTGEAGATDSDSLLLDWSSDGWDGVRAVYLLSDQLPVAGAPALKPGNRAFGSPGDGRVSVAVPAADRIWGLSQLRGASDDRLVSRIESLLRVTDENEAAVTAGLRDRWVELVSVALARSDRGSDGESGVQCAADPADAILRATARYFEPVSSSEISDLLGADRRALDGVYLLPCQLKQSEPGDELEGVKAKSQKRVLLQIENQQVRSEGDRRQPLSRTILWNVPNDATDVIAPPEDGQFTVFFLAELAETDDRINALLDEAGESWGIRKYQTDRQEYFRSLVASFEREQNNRVSPTALRFLAERVDEFTAADLNTLPAGYVAHDLLETVLKNGEYDRLRTRFRLRHTSLTWVSPSETERSDVPLGTCEFGPQWWPLLKQELDGPETDVLQNPSLSLDSVLTRSEDGPGSTIVSEPSGAPLEVGETTLPGPFDPVWEPVYAQMETTDPVTAAWELARTLSLFGVGVTPNVSALCHHGPGLQRPNDGVTKTSWDPREWELPQADSYRSDVVALQRELSEDGQDINSPAYLSFVTGFGNHSVQTGKHTSSQCHGRPYTADRGYGARISSWVWSTDLQRMTADPAGLIQWLEQHEDTLRETVLETGWYCDGGNNHIQRPWSETVPTVFNWQLRNTACWDPVFDDQFSGWVDEAWGEDAVRLRWAVQDGGRGEVTQLLPTVPSDSESDQQISDDLLSCLGVEPIDELTAIQAADRLQKLQAVLATEDSLDDVHPVRMRTDGVESAWMYVYTELLNPILQSLADPVEHVPSVLESELLTHLPLRFRNKEWYAVPIDQIQDEGEAELKFKYHTQRSLRQWEKQEARNSDLYLLKPPTRGGLTPLADALGISSLDVEQPILQADELDKLAEDGLQPAKQELERRTEWILATLNRSNPDTIRESRDTFQTAIDHLARARLHEEQTDDFFDTRSRLYRVSDDDDAPLGIVLNDDEIQDSDPQKIVEATAAGIAFLFEMPGRYEEIQPALRASLPSPEKLEREWEQRGHDLDLVRTALGVQDHRELLRDVEALYELIEALGGDAPNNVDRIRSNLADTDSGTIQWVRSQFLRGTDAEETPEPPSPQVAETIDLLSEAGTRLPSELGSDNATPLFETVIAEQNTAHEQWVEWSHTLAAHDGDVSSFIQWVAANSRLITEQWVPSHHARWCARVEQFCILRDEREDADLASIAALEDVLPSIETDDPIAWEDTPTATANLSGTDFSPSDRWFDVAPQETFVGRVLTPLIETVSEHAPGGRKEYVAVALREFILNGEVPASQVDSRTRQQNAFREVQSQLDDDLDLSNGMVPGRGRTTVATFGGGSGNENGDGDSPRIYGERGERAEAAAVIHILQRLGRWLDEERNDFDWLLTELAGLEADQDSAGYKWHTKNRWNGSLKRYFKHKFAAEEYQSLDRFTGGDSNLWEDPFVQILNATQEYGLGFDFIDPFGPTATQDQDAAPTTDIVPVEVKAAGLSSESDSVSFRFSTNQLRQAQAFVSAGYQYVIRLFATPGIGSDDWLRETRIVDEIILNEENPPGAALGGLGSEGRTNGSATIPADAVAGGEMYIERIFE, encoded by the coding sequence ATGAGCAAGACGTTCGATTCGTTGGGGAAAAATCCGAGGACAAACGAGGGTCTGCGGAGTCATTGGGCGGGGTATTGGGAGGATTTGGTAGCAGATCTTCGTGATGATTCGCTTGAACTGCTTGATGGGCAGCCGAATCTGCGGAGTGCATTTCGGAAGGATACGTCGTTAGGACAATCGGAGCGGACGATTGCGGAGGATCATCCGAATCGGGAGATTCTGGAATTGCTGCAGAATGCTCGGGACGAAGCACAGTACGCGGATGACGGGCAGGTGTTTATCGCCGTGACCGATGAGGGGCTGCTCATTGCGAACAATGGGCGGAGCTTTAATTTCCATAACCGGTCGGTCGAAGAGGCGGCGACCGGTATCGGGAAGACATCAAAGGACACGCCTGATGAGATTGGGAAGATGGGGATTGGTCTCAAGTCGATCCTCGGGAAAGGGGAGTCGTTCGAAGTGTGGACGGAGACGCCTGACGCGTCGGGTGAGCAGCAGGCGCTTCGCGTCCGGTTTTCGAAGGCGTATCTGCTGGCTGCGATTTTGAATACGATCGGGTACGATCACGGCGTGGACGGGCTGGGTGAGGAATTCAACACTGATGCGTTCCCGGTTGATTTTGATTTGAGTCGGAACCAAGATGGGAAGTCCCCGTCCGATTTGAGTGCGGATAACCGGCGTGCATTAATGCAGCTGTTTTTGTTCGCGTATCCGATCCCGTTGTCGCTGTCGGCACGGCGAAGTGAACTCGCCGGTCTTGCCGACTATTTAGTCCACGGGAATGACCGGGGTGCGGCTCCGAATGACACCGTAGCGGAGTACGGTGGGGAGTTTTCGACTGCGGTGTTCGTCGAGTTTGCGGACGAGAATTGGCGGGAAATCGTGACGGAACTCTACGGCGTAGACGCGGTGAGTGAGTTACCGGATGATGCTGTTGAGGAGTCCGGGATTGCCACTACGTCTCCGGAACGTGTCTGGTGGTATGTGGACGGGACGCGGTCCGGGTCACTTGATCCGGAGACGCTGGTTCATTTCGACACGATCGACGAGGTGAACGCAGTCCGCGTCTCGGACAACGAGATTGACGAGCACATTTCGTGGGATATAGAGCCGGAACCCGGTATGCTGAGCAGCGATTCTGTGCAGCATACCAAATGGCGAGTCACTCAGGTTGATCGGGATGGGATAGAGGAAGAGGAGACTGCCCATATGTTCGACGGGTTCCGGTTACCGGCTGGCGAGCGGGATCACGGGACGCGGATTCTGGTTCCGCGTCCGAGTGACGATTGGCCCGTTATGGAGAGGGACCGGTTTGGGGACGGAGAGCCGCATTCGTTGAAGGATTACCCGTTGTACCTGTATTACCCAATTAGTCAGCGGGATCCTGGGTTGTCGTTTTCGTTGCACGGCGAGGTTTCAGTGACGCCGAATCGGCAGAATATCAAGGACGTGTCCCAGCGCTACGTGGATTATAATCGCCGTGTGTTCGAGGAGGCAACGGAGCTTGTCGGGCGCGTTGCCGAGCAGACGGCGGAGGTCTCCGAGTCGGAGTATGATTGGTTGAGTCTGTATCCGTGGGTGTTGCTGCCGGACCAGACACAGGAAGACGAGTGGGAACCGGACGCGCGACCGACCGAGGCTGATGAGTTGCTCGGGTATCTTCGACAGCAACTGTTGGATAGGTTGTGGGAGGCGGAGTGTATTCCGATTGCGGGTGGGGATTCTGCGGCTCCGGCGCAGATTCAATCTGACACGGGCGAGGCTGGGGCTACGGATTCGGATTCGTTGTTGTTAGACTGGTCGAGCGATGGGTGGGATGGGGTGCGTGCGGTGTACCTGTTGAGTGATCAGTTGCCGGTAGCGGGAGCGCCGGCATTGAAACCGGGCAATCGGGCGTTCGGGAGTCCTGGAGACGGCCGCGTGTCAGTTGCAGTGCCAGCCGCGGATCGAATCTGGGGGCTGTCACAACTTCGGGGCGCGTCGGACGATCGACTGGTGAGTCGCATTGAGAGTTTGCTTCGTGTGACTGACGAGAACGAGGCGGCTGTGACGGCGGGGTTACGAGATCGGTGGGTCGAGTTGGTTTCTGTGGCGCTCGCGCGGAGTGACCGTGGCAGTGACGGTGAGTCAGGGGTACAGTGTGCGGCTGATCCGGCTGACGCGATACTTCGGGCGACAGCTCGGTATTTCGAGCCGGTGTCGAGTTCAGAGATCAGTGATTTACTTGGGGCTGATCGGCGTGCGTTGGACGGTGTGTATCTCTTACCGTGTCAACTGAAGCAGTCAGAACCTGGGGACGAGCTGGAGGGCGTCAAGGCGAAGTCTCAGAAGAGGGTATTGCTGCAGATCGAGAATCAACAGGTTCGGTCGGAAGGGGATCGGCGGCAGCCGCTCTCTCGAACGATTCTATGGAACGTCCCGAATGACGCGACAGACGTCATAGCTCCGCCGGAGGACGGGCAGTTCACTGTGTTCTTCCTCGCTGAACTCGCTGAGACCGATGACCGTATTAATGCATTACTCGATGAGGCAGGGGAGTCCTGGGGGATCCGAAAGTACCAGACCGACCGGCAGGAGTATTTCCGATCGCTCGTCGCAAGTTTCGAGCGTGAACAGAATAATCGAGTATCTCCGACTGCGCTTCGGTTTCTCGCAGAGCGTGTCGATGAGTTCACCGCTGCAGACCTGAACACGCTTCCCGCTGGATACGTCGCGCACGATTTGTTAGAGACCGTCTTGAAAAACGGGGAATATGATCGGTTGCGGACGCGGTTCCGGCTTCGACATACGTCACTCACTTGGGTATCGCCGTCAGAGACGGAGCGATCTGACGTGCCGTTAGGAACCTGTGAGTTCGGTCCGCAGTGGTGGCCGTTACTGAAACAGGAACTGGACGGCCCTGAGACCGATGTGCTACAGAATCCGTCCTTGAGTCTTGATTCAGTGCTTACCCGGAGCGAAGATGGTCCTGGGTCAACGATCGTTTCAGAGCCGTCAGGTGCCCCGCTTGAAGTTGGGGAGACGACACTCCCTGGACCGTTCGATCCGGTTTGGGAACCAGTGTACGCTCAGATGGAGACTACGGACCCGGTGACTGCAGCCTGGGAGCTTGCGAGGACACTGTCCCTCTTCGGTGTTGGCGTCACACCGAACGTGAGCGCTCTGTGTCATCACGGGCCTGGATTGCAACGGCCGAACGATGGTGTGACGAAAACGTCGTGGGATCCCCGCGAATGGGAACTCCCTCAAGCAGACTCGTACCGGTCGGATGTGGTAGCGTTACAGCGAGAGCTTAGTGAGGACGGCCAGGACATCAATTCTCCAGCGTACCTTTCGTTCGTCACTGGGTTCGGGAATCACTCGGTCCAGACCGGGAAACACACGAGTAGCCAGTGTCACGGCCGGCCGTATACTGCCGATCGAGGGTACGGGGCGCGTATTAGTTCGTGGGTGTGGAGCACGGATCTGCAGCGGATGACTGCTGATCCCGCTGGGCTCATTCAGTGGTTAGAGCAACACGAGGACACGTTACGGGAAACTGTGCTGGAAACCGGGTGGTATTGTGACGGTGGGAACAACCACATTCAGCGGCCGTGGTCCGAAACAGTGCCGACGGTCTTCAACTGGCAGCTTCGAAACACAGCGTGTTGGGACCCGGTATTTGATGATCAGTTCTCAGGGTGGGTAGACGAGGCGTGGGGAGAAGACGCGGTGCGGTTACGGTGGGCTGTCCAAGACGGTGGTCGCGGTGAAGTCACACAGCTTCTCCCGACAGTTCCGAGTGACTCGGAATCAGATCAGCAGATATCCGACGACCTGCTCTCGTGTCTCGGTGTCGAACCGATCGATGAGCTAACTGCGATTCAAGCGGCAGACAGGCTCCAGAAGCTCCAAGCAGTGCTGGCTACAGAGGACTCGCTCGACGATGTGCACCCTGTTCGAATGCGGACTGACGGTGTGGAATCGGCGTGGATGTACGTGTACACTGAGTTGCTGAATCCGATTCTGCAGTCGTTAGCTGATCCTGTGGAACACGTGCCGAGTGTCTTGGAGTCTGAATTACTGACGCATCTTCCGCTCCGGTTCCGGAACAAAGAGTGGTATGCTGTTCCGATTGACCAGATACAGGATGAAGGAGAGGCTGAACTGAAGTTCAAATACCATACGCAGCGGTCACTACGACAATGGGAGAAACAGGAAGCCAGGAACTCGGATCTGTATCTGTTAAAACCGCCGACCCGCGGTGGTCTCACGCCGTTAGCAGACGCGTTAGGCATCTCATCGCTGGACGTTGAGCAGCCGATTCTACAGGCAGATGAGTTGGACAAATTGGCCGAGGACGGGTTGCAGCCAGCGAAACAGGAATTAGAGCGGCGGACGGAATGGATTCTGGCAACGCTGAATCGATCAAATCCCGATACGATCCGTGAATCGAGAGACACGTTCCAGACTGCGATCGACCATCTCGCTCGTGCGCGGCTGCACGAGGAACAAACGGACGACTTCTTCGACACCCGGTCTCGGCTGTATCGAGTCTCGGATGACGATGACGCACCGCTGGGGATCGTCTTGAACGACGACGAGATACAGGACAGTGACCCGCAGAAGATCGTTGAAGCGACTGCCGCGGGGATCGCGTTCCTCTTTGAGATGCCGGGTCGATACGAGGAGATCCAGCCTGCACTGAGGGCATCGTTGCCGAGTCCCGAGAAATTAGAACGGGAGTGGGAGCAACGCGGTCACGACCTCGACCTGGTTCGGACTGCGCTCGGCGTACAAGACCATCGGGAACTTCTCCGTGACGTCGAAGCGCTGTATGAGTTAATCGAGGCGCTCGGCGGGGACGCCCCAAACAACGTGGACCGGATCCGGTCGAATTTAGCCGATACAGATTCCGGCACGATCCAATGGGTTCGCAGTCAGTTCCTGCGTGGGACTGACGCTGAGGAGACGCCTGAACCGCCGTCTCCGCAGGTGGCAGAGACGATTGACCTCTTGTCTGAGGCCGGAACCCGATTACCATCGGAACTTGGAAGCGACAATGCTACTCCACTGTTCGAGACCGTTATCGCAGAGCAAAACACCGCTCACGAGCAGTGGGTCGAGTGGTCGCATACACTGGCAGCACACGATGGTGACGTGTCTTCGTTCATCCAGTGGGTTGCTGCGAATTCACGACTCATCACGGAGCAGTGGGTTCCGTCCCACCACGCTCGCTGGTGTGCCAGAGTTGAGCAGTTCTGCATCCTTCGTGACGAACGGGAAGACGCCGACTTGGCATCGATTGCAGCGCTTGAAGACGTACTTCCGTCCATCGAGACGGATGATCCGATCGCCTGGGAAGATACACCAACAGCGACGGCGAATCTATCGGGTACTGATTTTTCGCCTTCTGATCGGTGGTTCGACGTCGCACCGCAGGAAACCTTCGTGGGCCGAGTACTCACACCGCTCATTGAGACTGTGAGCGAGCACGCTCCAGGGGGTCGGAAAGAATATGTCGCAGTTGCTCTTAGGGAATTCATTCTCAACGGGGAGGTTCCGGCCTCACAGGTAGACTCTCGAACACGCCAGCAAAACGCGTTTCGAGAGGTGCAATCACAACTTGATGATGATCTTGACCTCAGCAACGGGATGGTCCCTGGTCGAGGCCGCACGACAGTAGCGACGTTCGGTGGTGGATCCGGTAACGAGAATGGTGACGGGGACTCACCTCGGATCTACGGCGAACGCGGAGAACGTGCTGAAGCAGCTGCAGTCATCCATATTCTGCAGCGCCTCGGTCGATGGTTGGATGAAGAGAGAAACGACTTCGATTGGTTGCTGACCGAGCTTGCGGGGCTTGAAGCTGATCAAGACAGCGCGGGGTACAAGTGGCACACCAAGAATCGCTGGAATGGGTCTCTGAAGCGGTATTTCAAGCATAAGTTTGCAGCGGAGGAGTACCAGTCCCTGGATCGGTTCACGGGTGGAGACAGTAACCTGTGGGAGGATCCGTTCGTACAGATCCTCAACGCGACTCAAGAGTATGGGCTCGGATTCGATTTCATCGACCCGTTTGGCCCCACTGCAACACAAGATCAAGACGCTGCTCCGACAACTGATATCGTCCCAGTTGAAGTGAAGGCTGCAGGCCTGTCATCGGAGTCTGATTCTGTTAGTTTCCGCTTTTCGACGAACCAACTCCGACAAGCACAGGCGTTTGTCTCTGCCGGGTACCAGTACGTAATTCGGTTATTTGCGACCCCCGGAATTGGATCCGATGACTGGCTGCGTGAGACGCGAATCGTGGATGAGATAATCCTGAACGAAGAGAACCCTCCAGGTGCTGCATTAGGTGGTCTTGGCTCGGAGGGCCGAACAAATGGTTCTGCAACGATCCCTGCCGATGCAGTCGCGGGCGGTGAAATGTACATTGAGCGCATATTTGAATAA
- a CDS encoding metallophosphoesterase family protein: protein MKVGLISDVHANYPALKAVLADMPSVDRIVCAGDVVGYNPMPSECVTRIQGIVSTTVQGNHDRTVETPDEYRLNNTAYAGLKYAQQALSDTQRQWLQNLPETTTIADGEYLLVHSHPENRDEYVFPRGFPELRPYLDDYSGIVLGHTHIQHSATIDDRLIVNPGSVGQPRDGDPRAAYAILDTDTNQAVLRRVSYNIDEVYHEIVVEDLPTETGERLFDGE, encoded by the coding sequence ATGAAGGTCGGGCTCATCTCCGATGTTCATGCGAATTACCCCGCGCTTAAGGCAGTCTTAGCCGATATGCCCTCTGTTGATCGAATCGTGTGTGCCGGTGATGTAGTCGGGTACAATCCGATGCCCAGCGAGTGCGTCACGCGAATCCAGGGTATCGTGTCAACTACTGTACAGGGCAACCACGACAGAACCGTCGAGACGCCCGACGAGTACCGGCTCAACAACACGGCGTATGCCGGCCTCAAATACGCCCAGCAAGCACTCTCAGATACACAACGCCAGTGGCTCCAAAACCTTCCCGAGACAACGACGATTGCTGACGGCGAGTACCTGCTCGTCCACTCCCATCCCGAGAACCGAGACGAGTACGTCTTCCCACGCGGATTCCCGGAGCTACGTCCGTATCTCGACGACTACTCCGGTATTGTGCTTGGCCACACGCACATCCAGCATTCCGCAACCATCGACGACCGACTCATCGTCAACCCCGGAAGTGTCGGTCAGCCACGCGACGGCGACCCGCGCGCCGCCTACGCCATCCTCGACACAGACACGAATCAAGCCGTGCTCCGCCGTGTCTCCTACAACATCGACGAAGTGTATCACGAAATCGTCGTCGAAGACCTCCCCACGGAGACCGGCGAGCGACTGTTTGATGGCGAGTAG